In the Diachasmimorpha longicaudata isolate KC_UGA_2023 chromosome 1, iyDiaLong2, whole genome shotgun sequence genome, one interval contains:
- the LOC135173001 gene encoding small ribosomal subunit protein RACK1, with protein MSETLQLKGTLRGHNGWVTQIATNPKYPDMILSSSRDKTLIVWKLTRDETNYGIPQKRLYGHSHFISDVVLSSDGNYALSGSWDKTLRLWDLAAGRTTRRFEDHTKDVLSVAFSVDNRQIVSGSRDKTIKLWNTLAECKYTIQEDGHGDWVSCVRFSPNHTNPIIVSAGWDKIVKVWNLTNCRLKINHNGHTGYLNTVTVSPDGSLCASGGKDCKAMLWDLNDGKHLHTLDHNDIITALCFSPNRYWLCAAFGPWIKIWDLESKEMVEELKPEVVSTTSKAEPPQCLSLAWSTDGQTLFAGYSDHTIRVWQVSVTSR; from the exons atgagtgaaacaCTTCAGCTGAAGGGTACCCTACGGGGACACAATGGATGGGTTACGCAAATTGCGACAAATCCGAAATATCCAGATATGATCCTCTCGTCCTCACGTG ACAAGACTCTGATTGTATGGAAGCTCACCCGTGATGAGACCAACTATGGCATCCCCCAGAAGCGTCTTTACGGTCACTCTCACTTCATCAGCGACGTTGTCCTTTCTTCTGACGGTAACTATGCTCTCTCAGGATCATGGGACAAGACTCTCCGTCTTTGGGATCTCGCTGCCGGACGCACCACGAGGAGGTTCGAAGACCATACCAAG GATGTTCTGAGTGTTGCTTTCTCCGTGGACAATCGTCAGATTGTTTCTGGATCCAGGGACAAGACCATCAAACTGTGGAATACATTGGCCGAGTGCAAATACACAATTCAGGAGGATGGACATGGTGACTGGGTCAGTTGTGTTCGTTTCTCACCGAACCACACCAATCCAATTATTGTTTCTGCTGGTTGGGACAAGATCGTCAAG GTATGGAACTTGACTAACTGCCGTTTGAAGATCAACCACAACGGACACACTGGATACTTGAATACTGTCACCGTGTCTCCTGATGGCTCTCTCTGCGCATCGGGCGGCAAG gACTGCAAAGCCATGCTGTGGGACTTGAACGATGGCAAGCACCTCCACACCCTCGACCACAATGACATCATCACAGCCCTGTGCTTCAGTCCAAATCGCTACTGGCTCTGCGCCGCATTTGGCCCCTGGATCAAGATCTGGGATCTCGAGAGCAAGGAAATGGTGGAGGAACTCAAGCCTGAGGTCGTGTCGACGACGAGCAAGGCCGAACCACCTCAGTGTCTTTCCCTGGCCTGGTCCACTGACGGACAGACCCTCTTCGCTGGATACTCTGATCACACAATCCGCGTCTGGCAGGTGTCTGTGACTAGCCGTTAA